From the Sphingomonas aliaeris genome, one window contains:
- a CDS encoding TonB-dependent receptor: MMKVFQTLTTLAASTALTAIAAPAIGQTAQVTSSVAGEPDETSDIIVTANKREERLQDVPISVTVLSGDQLVKQNITQVTDLTRSTPALNTAGPFGALSIRGVGSLSFARSAEGSVGIVVDGVALANTSSNPPQLFDVARVEVLEGPQGTLFGRNSSAGVVNIVTNAPNFTTLSLSAHADIATRNQYIAQAVVNVPIAANAGLRVSGAYSQSPQNQYNRFDDSYLRTRGRSGRARFLWEPTPDIAINLIGDYSKFTVKGGVPWTVYTSTPGSLLSRRLASCGVTVGLENQQGCTDGGNDTATEVYGFSGQVDATIGGLTLTSISAYRSYQSFAYRTDVDSVPVNRLNTNSSPTNVRNFSQEFRLTSPKGGLIDYVGGLYYFDSKLDGVNTQNGNILADLPLIGACPFGASAFLASLCARPAGQIQTTSSITTSYAAFANATINLSPALRVLLGARYGHEDVAARTTAVLVPGALTGILGIAPINGTIEDTYFSYRVGAQFDMTRDVMLYGTYTKGYKGPSVNDQTGGGAIPLLVQPEIPHASEIGVKADLFDRRLTASIAGYYNRVDNFQAQFFNPSVSAFIFGNAPKLVTKGVSVSLLGRPMRGLTLNAGVLYNDAKYGNGYLVACSQGQTAAQGCTTVGTGRVDDAGGNRLIGAPKWKVTGFGEYATTLSGAVQGFVQADMAYTSRINFEAAYSPLATNRAAAIFGARIGLRTDDNRYGIAVFGRNLFDTYRPVVRFATPTAQQQLDPQSFAQISGPESRRTIGVSLDAKF; the protein is encoded by the coding sequence AGGTTTTTCAGACGCTTACGACGTTGGCCGCGTCTACCGCCCTGACTGCCATTGCGGCGCCAGCGATTGGCCAGACCGCGCAGGTCACGAGTAGCGTCGCCGGCGAGCCAGACGAGACCAGCGACATCATCGTCACGGCCAACAAGCGCGAGGAGCGGCTGCAAGACGTGCCGATCTCCGTCACCGTGCTGAGCGGCGACCAGCTGGTGAAGCAGAACATCACCCAGGTGACCGACCTGACGCGCAGCACGCCCGCGCTGAATACCGCAGGCCCGTTCGGCGCGCTGTCGATCCGCGGCGTCGGTTCGCTGTCATTCGCGCGATCCGCGGAAGGGTCGGTGGGAATCGTCGTCGACGGCGTCGCGCTCGCCAACACTTCGTCGAATCCACCGCAATTGTTCGACGTTGCGCGCGTCGAAGTGCTGGAAGGGCCGCAAGGCACCTTGTTCGGACGCAATTCGTCCGCTGGCGTCGTCAACATCGTCACCAACGCGCCGAACTTCACGACCCTTTCGCTCTCGGCGCATGCCGATATCGCGACCCGCAACCAGTATATCGCACAGGCGGTGGTCAACGTGCCGATCGCCGCCAATGCGGGATTGCGCGTATCCGGCGCGTACAGCCAGTCGCCGCAGAACCAATATAATCGGTTCGACGACAGCTATCTCCGCACTCGCGGCAGAAGCGGACGCGCACGGTTCCTGTGGGAACCTACGCCGGACATCGCGATCAACCTGATCGGGGATTACAGCAAGTTTACGGTCAAGGGCGGAGTACCGTGGACGGTGTACACGTCTACGCCCGGCAGCCTGTTGTCCAGGCGGCTCGCATCATGCGGCGTCACCGTCGGACTGGAAAACCAGCAGGGGTGTACGGACGGCGGCAACGATACCGCGACCGAAGTCTATGGATTTTCCGGGCAGGTGGATGCGACGATCGGCGGGCTGACGCTCACCTCGATCAGCGCATACCGGTCATACCAGTCCTTTGCCTATCGCACCGATGTCGACAGCGTGCCGGTCAACCGGCTCAACACCAATTCGTCACCCACCAACGTCCGCAATTTCAGCCAGGAGTTCCGGCTGACCTCTCCCAAGGGCGGTCTGATCGACTATGTTGGCGGGCTTTATTATTTCGACAGCAAGCTGGATGGGGTGAATACGCAGAACGGCAACATCCTCGCCGATTTGCCGCTGATCGGCGCATGCCCGTTCGGTGCGTCGGCGTTCCTTGCCTCGCTATGCGCGCGTCCGGCCGGACAGATTCAGACGACGAGTTCGATCACCACCAGCTATGCCGCGTTCGCCAATGCAACGATCAATCTGTCGCCAGCGCTGCGCGTCCTGCTGGGCGCACGGTACGGACATGAGGATGTCGCCGCCCGCACGACGGCGGTGCTGGTCCCCGGCGCGCTGACCGGCATCCTCGGCATCGCACCGATCAACGGCACGATCGAGGACACCTACTTTTCATACCGTGTCGGTGCGCAATTCGACATGACGCGCGACGTGATGCTCTACGGTACCTATACGAAGGGCTATAAAGGCCCGTCGGTCAACGATCAGACCGGCGGCGGTGCGATCCCGCTGCTCGTCCAGCCGGAAATCCCACACGCGAGCGAGATTGGGGTGAAGGCCGACTTGTTCGATCGCCGGCTGACGGCAAGCATTGCGGGCTATTACAACCGCGTCGATAATTTCCAGGCCCAGTTCTTCAATCCCAGCGTCAGCGCCTTCATCTTCGGCAATGCGCCGAAACTGGTCACCAAGGGCGTGTCGGTCAGCCTGCTCGGACGTCCGATGCGCGGACTGACGCTGAATGCGGGCGTGCTGTACAACGATGCGAAATATGGCAACGGGTATCTCGTCGCCTGTTCGCAGGGGCAGACGGCCGCGCAGGGCTGCACCACGGTCGGCACCGGGCGTGTCGACGATGCAGGCGGCAACCGTTTAATTGGTGCACCCAAGTGGAAAGTTACCGGCTTCGGCGAATATGCGACGACGCTGTCGGGCGCAGTGCAGGGCTTCGTCCAGGCCGACATGGCCTATACGTCCCGGATCAACTTCGAGGCCGCATACAGCCCGCTGGCGACCAATCGCGCGGCGGCGATATTCGGGGCGCGTATCGGCCTGCGTACCGACGACAATCGCTACGGTATCGCGGTGTTCGGGCGGAACCTGTTCGACACGTATCGTCCAGTGGTTCGCTTCGCCACGCCGACCGCGCAACAGCAGCTCGATCCGCAGTCCTTCGCGCAGATTTCGGGCCCGGAATCGCGTCGCACGATCGGCGTCTCGCTCGACGCCAAATTCTAA
- a CDS encoding alpha/beta hydrolase, which yields MNTDAARIPIAASVSPEARGKLEGIRAFLTAMPATPQPRTQEEFDAAAARGAIFAEQLGKSVLDALGTIATERMLGGIPTLDVVPPEFEDDGSIIVYVHGGGFVTGSARANLVTAALAATSSGRRVISIDYMLAPRATYDVILDQVAAVWSALLAEGADAGKMGLFGDSAGGCIVAATALLLRDRGIPAPAAIVMLSPVTDIAGEGDTTATLAHADYLDATVRDLARSAYAPGADLTGPLVSPVFGDFTQGYPPALIQVGTREILLSDSVRLHRRLRAAGCSSRLEVYEGMPHVFQSLLADAPEGREAWAEMTAFWADYLA from the coding sequence ATGAATACAGACGCCGCCCGCATACCGATCGCCGCATCCGTGTCGCCCGAAGCGCGCGGCAAGCTGGAAGGCATTCGCGCATTCCTGACGGCGATGCCAGCAACGCCGCAACCGCGCACGCAGGAGGAATTCGATGCGGCGGCCGCACGTGGCGCGATCTTCGCCGAACAGCTTGGCAAGAGCGTGCTCGACGCGCTGGGGACGATCGCGACCGAGCGGATGCTGGGCGGCATTCCGACGCTCGACGTCGTGCCGCCCGAGTTCGAGGATGATGGCAGCATCATCGTCTATGTTCACGGCGGCGGCTTCGTCACGGGATCGGCGCGCGCCAATCTGGTGACCGCCGCACTCGCCGCCACATCCAGCGGCCGTCGCGTGATCTCCATCGACTATATGCTCGCCCCGCGCGCGACGTACGACGTAATCCTGGATCAGGTTGCGGCGGTCTGGTCGGCCTTGCTGGCTGAGGGCGCGGATGCGGGAAAGATGGGGTTGTTCGGGGATTCGGCAGGCGGCTGCATCGTCGCCGCCACTGCCTTGCTGCTGCGCGATCGCGGCATTCCCGCGCCCGCCGCGATCGTCATGCTTTCCCCGGTCACGGATATTGCGGGCGAAGGCGACACCACCGCCACGCTTGCACATGCAGACTATCTCGACGCGACGGTCCGCGACCTTGCACGCAGTGCCTATGCGCCGGGGGCCGATCTTACCGGTCCGCTCGTCTCCCCGGTATTTGGCGATTTCACGCAAGGCTATCCGCCGGCGTTAATCCAGGTCGGGACTCGTGAAATCCTGCTCAGCGACAGCGTCCGGTTGCATCGACGCCTGCGCGCCGCCGGCTGTTCCTCGCGGCTCGAAGTCTATGAAGGCATGCCGCACGTCTTCCAGTCGCTGCTCGCCGACGCCCCAGAAGGGCGCGAGGCCTGGGCCGAAATGACGGCTTTCTGGGCGGATTATCTCGCGTGA
- a CDS encoding TetR/AcrR family transcriptional regulator, protein MTAGMLVPPPQGVTVPGMSKPDTDAAAARQPAISRSDTAPSDTPSPAGVGQRPARRPQAERSADTRGKLIQAAITCLHRTGYSATTVSTVAEEAGVSRGAMTHQFPAKTDLMLAVVDAVFSADAQVYNDTIAKMTAGDWLVALPETMWSVMSAPSGIAVMEIMLASRSDPDLGDQLRRLQGRIDARAHVWSEERIRAAGLEPHPEAVAIHELYVAAVRGLALESTFMNNSEAVHRSLAVLSEMMRRFYPELAKP, encoded by the coding sequence GTGACTGCAGGCATGCTGGTGCCGCCGCCGCAGGGCGTTACTGTACCGGGCATGAGCAAGCCCGATACAGATGCCGCCGCCGCGCGCCAGCCCGCTATATCCCGGTCCGACACGGCCCCGTCCGACACCCCCTCGCCCGCAGGCGTCGGGCAGCGCCCCGCCCGACGGCCGCAAGCCGAGCGCAGTGCAGACACGCGGGGCAAGCTGATCCAGGCGGCGATCACCTGTCTTCACCGCACGGGATATAGCGCGACCACCGTATCGACCGTGGCCGAGGAGGCCGGGGTCAGCCGCGGCGCGATGACGCACCAGTTCCCTGCCAAGACCGACCTGATGCTCGCCGTGGTGGACGCAGTCTTCTCCGCCGATGCGCAGGTCTATAACGACACGATCGCGAAGATGACCGCGGGTGACTGGCTCGTTGCACTGCCCGAAACGATGTGGAGCGTGATGAGCGCGCCGTCCGGCATCGCGGTGATGGAAATCATGCTCGCCTCGCGCTCCGATCCCGATCTTGGCGATCAACTGCGCCGCTTGCAGGGACGGATCGACGCCCGCGCGCACGTGTGGAGCGAAGAACGCATCCGTGCCGCCGGGCTGGAGCCGCATCCCGAAGCGGTGGCGATCCACGAACTCTATGTCGCGGCCGTCCGCGGCCTCGCGCTCGAATCCACGTTCATGAACAATAGCGAGGCCGTGCACCGCTCGCTCGCCGTGCTGTCGGAAATGATGCGCCGCTTCTACCCCGAACTCGCCAAACCCTGA
- a CDS encoding glycoside hydrolase family 1 protein yields the protein MVDVAPRPAPENFLWGTAISAHQSEGNNVNSDAWLCENVTPTLYREPSRDACDSYHRYEEDIAIAAGLGFNCHRLGIEWARIEPEEGKFSVAELDHYTRVLEACHRRGLKPMVTFNHFTVPRWFAARGGFKVADGADLFARFAEKSTERLGDLISYASTFNEANIQRLVALLRMADARASGGMDAMLAACRKATGSAHFSSLLFAPVATSEPIMVDAHEKAMAAMKAGPGDFPVGLTLTMQDVQGVGEGHKAEALIDMLYGPWLETAKNADFVGVQTYSRVLVGAKGRLPPPEGAEMTGAHYEFYPQALGGTIRFAHERIGRPIYVTENGVCTDDDTRRIAYLDAALAEVRGCLAEGIDVHSYICWSLLDNFEWTRGYGERFGLVHVDYETFERTPKPSAHWLGERARSGLI from the coding sequence ATGGTCGATGTCGCCCCCCGCCCCGCGCCCGAAAACTTCCTGTGGGGCACCGCGATCTCCGCGCATCAGAGCGAGGGCAACAACGTCAATTCCGATGCTTGGCTATGCGAGAACGTGACGCCGACGCTATACCGCGAGCCGTCGCGCGACGCATGCGACAGCTACCACCGGTATGAGGAAGATATCGCGATCGCCGCTGGCCTCGGCTTCAATTGCCACCGGCTCGGCATCGAATGGGCGCGGATTGAGCCGGAGGAGGGCAAATTCTCCGTCGCGGAGCTCGATCATTACACTCGCGTGCTGGAAGCGTGCCACCGGCGTGGGCTGAAACCGATGGTGACGTTCAACCACTTCACCGTCCCGCGCTGGTTTGCCGCACGTGGTGGGTTCAAGGTGGCGGACGGTGCCGATCTGTTCGCGCGCTTCGCGGAGAAGTCGACCGAGCGGCTGGGCGACCTGATCTCCTATGCCTCGACCTTCAACGAAGCAAATATACAGCGCCTCGTCGCATTGCTCCGCATGGCCGATGCGCGGGCGTCCGGCGGCATGGATGCGATGCTCGCCGCGTGTCGCAAGGCGACGGGTTCCGCGCACTTCTCATCCTTGCTGTTCGCGCCCGTGGCGACAAGCGAACCGATCATGGTCGATGCGCATGAGAAGGCGATGGCGGCGATGAAGGCGGGGCCGGGGGACTTTCCGGTCGGCCTGACGCTGACGATGCAGGATGTCCAGGGCGTGGGGGAAGGTCATAAGGCGGAGGCTCTGATCGACATGCTGTACGGCCCGTGGCTGGAAACGGCGAAGAATGCGGACTTTGTCGGCGTGCAGACCTATTCGCGCGTCCTCGTCGGCGCCAAAGGCCGCCTCCCGCCGCCGGAGGGTGCCGAGATGACCGGTGCGCATTACGAATTCTATCCGCAGGCGCTGGGCGGGACGATCCGGTTCGCGCACGAACGGATCGGTCGTCCGATCTACGTTACCGAAAATGGCGTCTGCACCGACGATGACACGCGTCGTATTGCTTATCTCGACGCGGCGTTGGCGGAAGTCCGGGGGTGCCTGGCGGAGGGGATCGATGTGCACAGCTATATCTGCTGGTCTTTGCTCGACAATTTTGAATGGACCCGCGGCTATGGCGAGCGTTTCGGGCTCGTCCACGTCGATTACGAGACGTTCGAACGCACGCCGAAGCCCAGCGCACACTGGCTTGGCGAACGTGCGCGATCGGGATTGATCTGA
- a CDS encoding serine hydrolase domain-containing protein, with amino-acid sequence MRRGTPEEAGLIPAGLDAVDAAVQAQIDAGVIAGAVTVVARHGVVARIGTPGYKDIARGEVMAEDTIFRIFSMTKPITGTAMMILHDEGLWHPDDPIAKHLPELSNLQVFVGEADDGTPILAPVDRAPTIMDLMTHRAGFAYGVAIGEPADRIEAMYRDAQVLQANDLTDMIARLARLPLAYQPGTRWRYSLSMDVQGAIVERLSGQTLAEFIRSRIFTPLGMVDTAFFVAPDKRQRLATLYLKMGDMPLTAIDNPLRPDPEAEPRMAMGGGGLFSTAVDYARYTQMLLNGGELDGVRIVSAQGVREQMTNRLPNDMLEARFVAGHQAFRPGFGYGYNGVVFTDPALAGIPVGRGTYHWDGAAGTWFWVDPENDVLFVGMIQLLSYTAPPLQATTQCLMADALLG; translated from the coding sequence ATGCGGCGGGGGACGCCGGAGGAGGCCGGGCTGATCCCGGCCGGTCTCGATGCAGTCGACGCCGCGGTCCAGGCGCAGATCGATGCCGGCGTGATTGCAGGCGCTGTGACGGTCGTCGCGCGCCACGGCGTCGTCGCTCGGATCGGCACCCCCGGGTATAAGGATATCGCCCGCGGCGAAGTGATGGCGGAGGATACGATCTTCCGCATCTTCTCCATGACCAAGCCGATCACAGGCACCGCCATGATGATCCTTCACGACGAAGGTTTGTGGCATCCGGACGATCCGATCGCGAAACACCTGCCGGAACTATCGAATCTTCAGGTGTTTGTCGGGGAGGCGGATGATGGAACGCCGATCCTTGCCCCAGTCGATCGCGCACCGACGATCATGGATCTGATGACGCATCGTGCCGGCTTCGCCTACGGCGTCGCGATCGGCGAACCCGCAGACCGGATTGAGGCGATGTACCGCGACGCCCAGGTTCTTCAGGCGAACGACCTGACCGACATGATCGCGCGGCTCGCTCGCCTGCCGCTGGCATATCAACCGGGAACGCGGTGGCGATACAGTCTGTCGATGGATGTGCAGGGCGCGATCGTGGAGCGACTGAGCGGGCAGACGCTGGCCGAATTCATCCGCAGCCGTATCTTCACCCCTTTGGGGATGGTCGACACGGCCTTTTTTGTCGCGCCGGACAAGCGGCAGCGGCTCGCCACGCTGTACCTCAAGATGGGAGACATGCCGCTCACCGCGATCGACAATCCGCTCCGCCCTGATCCCGAGGCGGAGCCCCGGATGGCAATGGGCGGCGGCGGCTTGTTCTCCACCGCCGTCGATTACGCCCGCTACACCCAGATGCTGTTGAATGGCGGCGAACTGGACGGTGTGCGCATCGTCAGCGCACAGGGCGTACGCGAGCAGATGACCAACCGCTTGCCCAACGACATGCTGGAGGCACGCTTCGTCGCAGGTCATCAGGCGTTCCGGCCCGGTTTCGGCTATGGCTATAACGGCGTCGTCTTCACCGATCCGGCGCTGGCCGGCATACCCGTCGGACGGGGCACGTATCATTGGGACGGCGCGGCCGGGACGTGGTTCTGGGTCGATCCGGAGAATGATGTACTGTTTGTCGGAATGATCCAGTTGCTGTCCTATACCGCCCCGCCACTACAAGCGACGACGCAGTGCCTGATGGCCGATGCGCTGCTTGGCTAA
- a CDS encoding lipopolysaccharide biosynthesis protein: MVESASTPPNQATESLGNQIRNAVIWRSGSQIVAQLVQWAATFLVIRILDPHDYGLFAMTGVILVFLSMLNGYGLASGLIQRAEIGQHEIRQLFGMLILLNVTLGLAQFLLAPVAAAYYRQDIVTDLLRVQALLYFTTPFIALPYALLSRTMDFRMQARVNIIASMASASTALIGAMMGLGVWTLVLAPMVLFCVRAVGMTIAARSLVWPSFDFRGAGDIARFGGIMAAGQLFWFLQSQADVFIAGRYFTPHVLGIYTTSLFLTQIFVSKFVPPLNEVAFSAYARMQHDVEAVGRAFARSVRIIMVAALPFYLGLAATAEPVVLTMLGNKWHEAIPVVRLLALAMPFMTLQVLLSPACDARGRPGIGVRNGAGGAAVMAAAFLVGVHYGPTGLALAWIASYPVYLAISLWRSLPVIGTTLRALGDAIAPPLLAALVMATLVRLADTFVLHPWPPLPRLIGLVAVGALAYGGWLMIFARPLVRELIAVVRKQPLED; this comes from the coding sequence ATGGTCGAATCAGCCTCCACTCCCCCGAATCAGGCGACAGAATCGCTCGGGAATCAGATTCGGAACGCCGTTATCTGGCGTTCCGGCAGCCAGATCGTCGCCCAGCTGGTGCAATGGGCGGCCACGTTCCTCGTGATTCGGATTCTGGATCCGCACGATTACGGCCTGTTCGCGATGACCGGAGTGATTCTGGTCTTCCTGAGCATGCTGAACGGCTACGGTCTGGCGAGCGGCCTGATCCAGCGGGCCGAGATCGGGCAACACGAAATCCGACAGCTGTTCGGAATGCTGATCCTGCTGAACGTAACGCTGGGACTGGCCCAGTTCCTGCTCGCGCCCGTTGCCGCTGCTTATTACCGGCAGGACATCGTGACGGATCTGCTGCGCGTCCAAGCACTGCTGTATTTCACGACCCCCTTCATCGCACTTCCGTATGCGCTGCTCAGCCGCACGATGGATTTCCGCATGCAGGCGCGGGTCAACATCATCGCATCGATGGCGAGCGCGAGCACGGCGTTGATCGGCGCCATGATGGGACTGGGCGTTTGGACTTTGGTTCTCGCGCCGATGGTCTTGTTCTGCGTGCGCGCCGTTGGGATGACGATCGCAGCCCGCTCGCTGGTCTGGCCGAGCTTCGATTTCCGGGGCGCCGGCGACATTGCGCGATTCGGCGGCATCATGGCGGCGGGTCAGCTTTTCTGGTTCCTGCAAAGCCAGGCGGACGTCTTCATCGCCGGACGGTATTTCACGCCTCACGTTCTTGGCATCTATACGACCAGCCTGTTCCTGACGCAGATCTTCGTGTCCAAGTTCGTGCCCCCACTGAACGAGGTCGCGTTCAGCGCCTATGCGCGGATGCAACATGACGTGGAAGCGGTAGGCCGTGCGTTCGCGCGCAGCGTGCGGATCATCATGGTCGCCGCCCTCCCATTCTATCTAGGCCTTGCCGCCACCGCGGAACCCGTGGTGCTGACGATGCTGGGGAATAAATGGCATGAAGCGATCCCCGTCGTCCGCCTCCTCGCGCTCGCGATGCCGTTCATGACGCTACAGGTGCTTCTGTCGCCGGCCTGCGACGCACGCGGTCGGCCGGGGATCGGTGTGCGCAACGGTGCCGGTGGCGCCGCGGTGATGGCCGCCGCTTTCCTGGTCGGGGTGCATTACGGTCCAACCGGGCTCGCGCTGGCCTGGATCGCATCCTATCCGGTCTATCTTGCGATCAGCCTATGGCGATCGCTCCCGGTGATCGGAACGACGCTGCGTGCGCTGGGCGATGCGATCGCGCCCCCGCTGTTGGCCGCGCTGGTCATGGCCACGCTCGTACGCCTGGCAGATACTTTCGTCCTGCACCCCTGGCCTCCGCTACCGCGCCTGATCGGATTGGTCGCGGTCGGGGCGCTCGCCTATGGCGGCTGGCTGATGATCTTCGCGCGTCCGCTGGTTCGGGAACTTATCGCGGTCGTGCGTAAACAGCCGCTGGAGGACTGA
- a CDS encoding CBS domain-containing protein, with protein MTIATILGGKGRDIISVTPDHNVRDTVALLAEKRIGAVPVMEGGDVVGIFSERDVIHALDAHGPVALDKPVRDVMTSPAITVSSDQPVIGALSLMTHRRIRHLPVVQDGQVIGLVSIGDLVKYRIDRIEADAEAMRTYIQQA; from the coding sequence ATGACGATCGCGACGATCCTGGGCGGCAAGGGCCGCGACATCATATCGGTAACACCGGATCACAACGTCCGCGACACGGTCGCCCTGCTGGCGGAAAAGCGCATCGGCGCGGTGCCGGTCATGGAGGGCGGCGACGTAGTCGGCATATTCTCCGAACGCGACGTGATCCACGCACTCGACGCACATGGACCGGTGGCGCTCGACAAGCCGGTACGCGACGTGATGACTTCGCCGGCCATCACGGTCTCGTCGGACCAACCCGTCATCGGTGCGCTATCGCTGATGACCCATCGGCGGATCCGCCACTTGCCGGTGGTGCAGGACGGGCAGGTAATCGGGTTGGTGTCGATCGGCGATCTGGTTAAATACCGCATCGACCGGATCGAGGCGGATGCGGAGGCGATGCGCACCTATATCCAGCAGGCCTGA
- a CDS encoding winged helix-turn-helix transcriptional regulator has product MSLKSVSLADRMERGDLMAAACPSREVFRHVTSQWGVLVLIVLDGGTHRFSQLRRKIGGISERMLAQTLQWLEGDGLVDRVAYKVVPPHVEYSLTPLGREAAEKVAALADWIERSLPEIAAIRDARDR; this is encoded by the coding sequence ATGTCGCTCAAATCCGTTAGCCTCGCCGATCGTATGGAGCGCGGCGACCTGATGGCCGCCGCCTGCCCGTCGCGCGAGGTTTTCAGGCACGTCACCAGCCAGTGGGGCGTGCTCGTCCTGATCGTTCTGGACGGCGGCACGCATCGCTTCAGCCAATTACGCCGCAAGATCGGCGGCATCAGCGAACGGATGCTCGCGCAGACTTTGCAATGGCTGGAAGGGGACGGCCTGGTCGATCGTGTCGCGTACAAGGTGGTTCCGCCGCATGTCGAATACAGCCTCACGCCCCTGGGACGCGAAGCCGCGGAAAAGGTCGCGGCGCTGGCGGACTGGATCGAGCGCAGCTTGCCGGAGATCGCGGCGATACGGGACGCGCGCGACCGATAG
- a CDS encoding SDR family oxidoreductase, translated as MTIAITGATGQLGRHVVAQLAAKIPSDEIVALVRSPDKAIDLCVSARAFDYSRPDLLASALEGIDTLLLISSSEVGKRITQHGNVIAAAKTAGVGRIVYTSLLHADTSALDLAEEHLETEAALKASGVPFTILRNGWYTENYLGSLSSALEHNAVIGSAGDGRISSAARGDYAAAAVIALTRDDLAGRTIELAGDDSYTLTDLAAEISRQSGSDVRYVDMPETAYAQALVDIGLPSPLAHAIAGWDAAAAKGALFDDGRQLSALIGRPTTPLSDVVAAALR; from the coding sequence ATGACTATTGCCATCACCGGAGCGACCGGCCAGCTCGGCCGACACGTCGTCGCGCAACTTGCGGCCAAAATACCGTCGGATGAGATCGTCGCTTTGGTGCGGTCGCCAGACAAAGCGATCGACCTTTGCGTTTCCGCGCGTGCATTCGACTATTCGCGGCCCGACTTGCTGGCCTCGGCGCTGGAGGGCATCGACACCTTGCTGCTGATATCGTCGAGCGAAGTCGGCAAGCGCATCACGCAGCACGGGAACGTCATCGCCGCCGCCAAGACCGCGGGCGTCGGACGGATCGTCTATACCAGCCTGCTCCATGCCGACACGTCGGCACTCGATCTTGCCGAGGAACATCTGGAGACCGAAGCGGCGCTGAAGGCGTCGGGTGTCCCCTTCACCATCCTTCGCAACGGCTGGTATACCGAGAACTATCTGGGTTCGCTCTCGTCCGCGCTTGAACACAATGCGGTGATCGGCAGCGCCGGCGATGGCAGGATCAGTTCCGCCGCACGCGGGGACTATGCTGCCGCTGCCGTAATCGCGCTGACCCGAGACGATCTGGCTGGGCGCACGATCGAACTGGCCGGCGACGATTCGTATACGCTGACGGATCTCGCCGCTGAAATCTCTCGCCAGAGCGGTAGCGACGTCCGCTACGTCGATATGCCCGAAACCGCCTATGCCCAGGCGCTGGTCGATATCGGCCTGCCCTCACCGCTTGCGCATGCGATCGCGGGGTGGGACGCGGCCGCCGCGAAAGGCGCATTGTTCGACGACGGGCGCCAGCTTTCGGCGCTGATCGGCCGGCCGACGACGCCGCTATCCGACGTCGTCGCTGCTGCACTGAGGTAG
- a CDS encoding DUF4167 domain-containing protein, with amino-acid sequence MINNRQAGRRRGRGGQQQRPQGNSGARDNGNRIDNRSRGNAAQLLEKYKALARDAQMSGDRVNTEYYLQFADHYFRVLAETRSRFEENRAPAQGGANTFQDDETEYDDDGAPIVAEQVRQQNGNQNYQGDRPQNNGNQQDRAERQDRQDRPERQDRQANDRGDQGNRADRGQQDDDRPRRSNSNANGGNVGSGASYGNEGERYVREDRGNRNDNRGYEGRAEPRAERGEPRGNRAERNDRNDRYQSEDRAPVQPDRAPIQQDAAPQPVVAEEQPQEAPRRRGRPRREPVAEAPHTFDTAILPPSLNISAVTAPPPVLNEAAPANDVALDEPEEKPRRRRGRPPASEVTNAS; translated from the coding sequence TTGATCAACAATCGTCAGGCCGGCCGCCGTCGCGGTCGTGGCGGGCAGCAACAGCGCCCGCAGGGTAACTCGGGCGCCCGGGATAACGGCAATCGGATCGACAACCGGTCGCGAGGCAACGCTGCCCAGTTGCTCGAAAAGTACAAGGCGCTCGCCCGCGACGCGCAGATGTCCGGCGACCGGGTGAACACCGAATATTATCTGCAGTTCGCAGATCATTATTTCCGCGTGCTGGCCGAAACGCGCTCGCGCTTCGAAGAAAACCGCGCACCGGCACAGGGTGGCGCGAATACCTTTCAGGACGACGAAACCGAATATGACGATGACGGCGCGCCGATCGTCGCCGAGCAGGTTCGTCAGCAGAACGGCAACCAGAATTATCAGGGCGACCGGCCGCAGAATAACGGCAACCAGCAGGATCGCGCTGAGCGGCAAGATCGTCAGGATCGCCCCGAACGTCAGGATCGCCAGGCGAACGACCGCGGTGACCAGGGCAACCGTGCCGACCGCGGGCAGCAGGACGATGATCGTCCGCGTCGTAGCAATTCCAATGCGAACGGCGGAAACGTCGGCAGCGGCGCCAGCTATGGCAACGAAGGCGAGCGCTACGTTCGTGAGGATCGCGGCAATCGTAACGACAATCGCGGTTACGAAGGTCGTGCCGAACCGCGTGCCGAACGCGGCGAACCCCGCGGCAATCGTGCTGAACGCAACGACCGGAACGATCGCTATCAGTCCGAAGACCGGGCGCCCGTGCAGCCGGATCGTGCGCCCATCCAGCAGGACGCCGCGCCGCAGCCGGTGGTCGCCGAGGAACAGCCGCAAGAGGCTCCACGCCGCCGCGGTCGTCCGCGTCGCGAACCGGTGGCCGAAGCGCCGCACACTTTCGACACTGCGATCCTGCCGCCGTCGCTGAATATTTCGGCCGTGACCGCCCCGCCGCCCGTGCTGAACGAAGCCGCGCCGGCAAACGACGTGGCGTTGGACGAGCCGGAGGAAAAGCCCCGCCGCCGTCGCGGTCGCCCGCCGGCAAGCGAAGTCACGAACGCCAGCTGA